In Macaca fascicularis isolate 582-1 chromosome 15, T2T-MFA8v1.1, one genomic interval encodes:
- the SURF4 gene encoding surfeit locus protein 4: MGQNDLMGTAEDFADQFLRVTKQYLPHVARLCLISTFLEDGIRMWFQWSEQRDYIDSTWNCGYLLASSFVFLNLLGQLTGCVLVLSRNFVQYACFGLFGIIALQTIAYSILWDLKFLMRNLALGGGLLLLLAESRSEGKSMFAGVPTMRESSPKQYMQLGGRVLLVLMFMTLLHFDASFFSIVQNIVGTALMILVAIGFKTKLAALTLVVWLFAINVYFNAFWTIPVYKPMHDFLKYDFFQTMSVIGGLLLVVALGPGGVSMDEKKKEW; the protein is encoded by the exons ATGGGCCAGAACGACCTGATGGGCACGGCTGAGGACTTCGCCGACCAG TTCCTCCGTGTCACAAAGCAGTACCTGCCCCACGTGGCGCGCCTCTGTCTGATCAGCACCTTCCTGGAGGACGGCATCCGCATGTGGTTCCAGTGGAGCGAGCAGCGCGACTACATCGACAGCACCTGGAACTGCGGCTACCTGCTGGCCTCATCCTTCGTTTTCCTCAACTTGCTGGGACAACTGA CTGGCTGCGTCCTGGTGTTGAGCAGAAACTTCGTGCAGTACGCCTGCTTCGGGCTCTTTGGAATCATAGCTCTGCAG ACGATTGCCTACAGCATTTTATGGGACTTGAAGTTTTTGATGAG GAACCTGGCCCTGGGAGGAGGCCTGTTGCTGCTCCTAGCAGAATCCCGTTCTGAAGGGAAGAGCATGTTTGCGGGCGTCCCCACCATGCGTGAGAGCTCCCCCAAACAGTACATGCAGCTcggaggcagggtcttgctggtTCTGATGTTCATGACCCTCCTTCACTTTGACGCCAGCTTCTTTTCT ATTGTCCAGAACATCGTGGGCACAGCTCTGATGATTTTAGTGGCCATTGGGTTTAAAACCAAGCTGGCTGCTTTGACTCTGGTTGTCTGGCTCTTTGCCATCAACGTATATTTCAACGCCTTCTGGACCATTCCAGTCTACAAGCCCATGCATGACTTCCTGAAATACGACTTCTTCCAGACCATGTCGGTGATCGGGGGCTTGCTCCTGGTGGTGGCGCTGGGCCCTGGGGGTGTCTCCATGGATGAGAAGAAGAAGGAGTGGTAA
- the SURF2 gene encoding surfeit locus protein 2 isoform X2 yields MSELPADVEAFLREHPSLRLQPDARKVRCILTGHELPCRLPELQVYTRGKKYQRLVRASPAFDFAEFEPHIVPSTKNPHQLFCKLTLRHINKCPEHVLRHTQGRRYQRALCKYEECQKQGVEYVPACLVHRRRRREDQMDGDGPSPREAFWEPTSSDEGGAPSDDSMTDLYPPELFTRKDLGSTEDADGTDDFLTDEQDEKAKPPREKVTDEGRRETAVYRGLVQKRGKKQLGSLKKKFKSHHCKPKSFSSCKQPG; encoded by the exons ATGAGCGAGTTGCCGGCCGACGTGGAGGCCTTCCTGCGCGAGCACCCGAGCCTGCGGCTCCAGCCGGACGCCCGCAAG GTGAGGTGCATCTTGACTGGTCATGAGCTGCCCTGCCGCCTGCCGGAGCTCCAGGTGTACACCCGCGGCAAAAAGTACCAGCGGCTGGTCCGCGCCTCCCCGGCCTTCGACTTTGCAGAGTTCGAGCCGCACATCGTGCCCAGCACCAAGAACCC GCACCAGTTGTTCTGCAAACTCACTCTGCGGCACATCAACAAGTGCCCAGAACACGTGCTGAGGCACACCCAGGGCCGGCGGTACCAGCGAGCTCTGTGTAAAT ATGAAGAATGTCAGAAGCAAGGGGTGGAGTACGTCCCTGCCTGCCTGGTGCaccggaggaggaggagggaggaccAGATGGACGGTGACGGGCCTAGCCCGCGGGAAGCCTTCTGGGAGCCCACATCCAGTGATGAAGGGGGAGCTCCAAGTGACGACAGCATGACAGACCTGTACCCAC CTGAGCTATTCACCAGAAAGGACCTTGGAAGCACAGAGGACGCGGATGGCACTGATGACTTTTTGACAGACGAACAGGATGAGAAGGCAAAGCCCCCAAGAGAGAAGGTCACTGATgagggcaggagagagacagcCGTGTACCGAGGACTGGTCCAGAAGCGCGGGAAG AAGCAGTTGGGCTCGTTGAAAAAGAAGTTCAAGAGTCATCACTGCAAACCCAAGAGCTTCAGCTCCTGTAAACAGCCAGGTTAA
- the SURF2 gene encoding surfeit locus protein 2 isoform X6 — translation MSCPAACRSSRCTPAAKSTSGWSAPPRPSTLQSSSRTSCPAPRTRGVVLLRELILEQSARLPCLLFRHQLFCKLTLRHINKCPEHVLRHTQGRRYQRALCKYEECQKQGVEYVPACLVHRRRRREDQMDGDGPSPREAFWEPTSSDEGGAPSDDSMTDLYPPELFTRKDLGSTEDADGTDDFLTDEQDEKAKPPREKVTDEGRRETAVYRGLVQKRGKKQLGSLKKKFKSHHCKPKSFSSCKQPG, via the exons ATGAGCTGCCCTGCCGCCTGCCGGAGCTCCAGGTGTACACCCGCGGCAAAAAGTACCAGCGGCTGGTCCGCGCCTCCCCGGCCTTCGACTTTGCAGAGTTCGAGCCGCACATCGTGCCCAGCACCAAGAACCC GTGGAGTCGTCCTCTTGCGTGAACTCATCTTGGAGCAGTCAGCGAGGCTGCCATGCCTACTTTTCCG GCACCAGTTGTTCTGCAAACTCACTCTGCGGCACATCAACAAGTGCCCAGAACACGTGCTGAGGCACACCCAGGGCCGGCGGTACCAGCGAGCTCTGTGTAAAT ATGAAGAATGTCAGAAGCAAGGGGTGGAGTACGTCCCTGCCTGCCTGGTGCaccggaggaggaggagggaggaccAGATGGACGGTGACGGGCCTAGCCCGCGGGAAGCCTTCTGGGAGCCCACATCCAGTGATGAAGGGGGAGCTCCAAGTGACGACAGCATGACAGACCTGTACCCAC CTGAGCTATTCACCAGAAAGGACCTTGGAAGCACAGAGGACGCGGATGGCACTGATGACTTTTTGACAGACGAACAGGATGAGAAGGCAAAGCCCCCAAGAGAGAAGGTCACTGATgagggcaggagagagacagcCGTGTACCGAGGACTGGTCCAGAAGCGCGGGAAG AAGCAGTTGGGCTCGTTGAAAAAGAAGTTCAAGAGTCATCACTGCAAACCCAAGAGCTTCAGCTCCTGTAAACAGCCAGGTTAA
- the SURF2 gene encoding surfeit locus protein 2 isoform X1: MSELPADVEAFLREHPSLRLQPDARKVRCILTGHELPCRLPELQVYTRGKKYQRLVRASPAFDFAEFEPHIVPSTKNPVGSPGIQVVARVLESPAILARPLGGVVLLRELILEQSARLPCLLFRHQLFCKLTLRHINKCPEHVLRHTQGRRYQRALCKYEECQKQGVEYVPACLVHRRRRREDQMDGDGPSPREAFWEPTSSDEGGAPSDDSMTDLYPPELFTRKDLGSTEDADGTDDFLTDEQDEKAKPPREKVTDEGRRETAVYRGLVQKRGKKQLGSLKKKFKSHHCKPKSFSSCKQPG; this comes from the exons ATGAGCGAGTTGCCGGCCGACGTGGAGGCCTTCCTGCGCGAGCACCCGAGCCTGCGGCTCCAGCCGGACGCCCGCAAG GTGAGGTGCATCTTGACTGGTCATGAGCTGCCCTGCCGCCTGCCGGAGCTCCAGGTGTACACCCGCGGCAAAAAGTACCAGCGGCTGGTCCGCGCCTCCCCGGCCTTCGACTTTGCAGAGTTCGAGCCGCACATCGTGCCCAGCACCAAGAACCC AGTTGGGAGCCCTGGGATCCAGGTGGTCGCCCGGGTGCTGGAGTCACCTGCGATCCTGGCGAGGCCTCTCG GTGGAGTCGTCCTCTTGCGTGAACTCATCTTGGAGCAGTCAGCGAGGCTGCCATGCCTACTTTTCCG GCACCAGTTGTTCTGCAAACTCACTCTGCGGCACATCAACAAGTGCCCAGAACACGTGCTGAGGCACACCCAGGGCCGGCGGTACCAGCGAGCTCTGTGTAAAT ATGAAGAATGTCAGAAGCAAGGGGTGGAGTACGTCCCTGCCTGCCTGGTGCaccggaggaggaggagggaggaccAGATGGACGGTGACGGGCCTAGCCCGCGGGAAGCCTTCTGGGAGCCCACATCCAGTGATGAAGGGGGAGCTCCAAGTGACGACAGCATGACAGACCTGTACCCAC CTGAGCTATTCACCAGAAAGGACCTTGGAAGCACAGAGGACGCGGATGGCACTGATGACTTTTTGACAGACGAACAGGATGAGAAGGCAAAGCCCCCAAGAGAGAAGGTCACTGATgagggcaggagagagacagcCGTGTACCGAGGACTGGTCCAGAAGCGCGGGAAG AAGCAGTTGGGCTCGTTGAAAAAGAAGTTCAAGAGTCATCACTGCAAACCCAAGAGCTTCAGCTCCTGTAAACAGCCAGGTTAA
- the SURF2 gene encoding surfeit locus protein 2 isoform X4 — translation MSELPADVEAFLREHPSLRLQPDARKVRCILTGHELPCRLPELQVYTRGKKYQRLVRASPAFDFAEFEPHIVPSTKNPVGSPGIQVVARVLESPAILARPLGGVVLLRELILEQSARLPCLLFRHQLFCKLTLRHINKCPEHVLRHTQGRRYQRALCK, via the exons ATGAGCGAGTTGCCGGCCGACGTGGAGGCCTTCCTGCGCGAGCACCCGAGCCTGCGGCTCCAGCCGGACGCCCGCAAG GTGAGGTGCATCTTGACTGGTCATGAGCTGCCCTGCCGCCTGCCGGAGCTCCAGGTGTACACCCGCGGCAAAAAGTACCAGCGGCTGGTCCGCGCCTCCCCGGCCTTCGACTTTGCAGAGTTCGAGCCGCACATCGTGCCCAGCACCAAGAACCC AGTTGGGAGCCCTGGGATCCAGGTGGTCGCCCGGGTGCTGGAGTCACCTGCGATCCTGGCGAGGCCTCTCG GTGGAGTCGTCCTCTTGCGTGAACTCATCTTGGAGCAGTCAGCGAGGCTGCCATGCCTACTTTTCCG GCACCAGTTGTTCTGCAAACTCACTCTGCGGCACATCAACAAGTGCCCAGAACACGTGCTGAGGCACACCCAGGGCCGGCGGTACCAGCGAGCTCTGTGTAAAT AA
- the SURF2 gene encoding surfeit locus protein 2 isoform X3, producing MSELPADVEAFLREHPSLRLQPDARKVRCILTGHELPCRLPELQVYTRGKKYQRLVRASPAFDFAEFEPHIVPSTKNPVGSPGIQVVARVLESPAILARPLGGVVLLRELILEQSARLPCLLFRHQLFCKLTLRHINKCPEHVLRHTQGRRYQRALCKWSRLWCGVPCKEGGELSLK from the exons ATGAGCGAGTTGCCGGCCGACGTGGAGGCCTTCCTGCGCGAGCACCCGAGCCTGCGGCTCCAGCCGGACGCCCGCAAG GTGAGGTGCATCTTGACTGGTCATGAGCTGCCCTGCCGCCTGCCGGAGCTCCAGGTGTACACCCGCGGCAAAAAGTACCAGCGGCTGGTCCGCGCCTCCCCGGCCTTCGACTTTGCAGAGTTCGAGCCGCACATCGTGCCCAGCACCAAGAACCC AGTTGGGAGCCCTGGGATCCAGGTGGTCGCCCGGGTGCTGGAGTCACCTGCGATCCTGGCGAGGCCTCTCG GTGGAGTCGTCCTCTTGCGTGAACTCATCTTGGAGCAGTCAGCGAGGCTGCCATGCCTACTTTTCCG GCACCAGTTGTTCTGCAAACTCACTCTGCGGCACATCAACAAGTGCCCAGAACACGTGCTGAGGCACACCCAGGGCCGGCGGTACCAGCGAGCTCTGTGTAAAT GGAGCAGACTGTGGTGCGGCGTCCCCTGCAAAGAAGGTGGTGAACTCAGCCTAAAATAA
- the SURF2 gene encoding surfeit locus protein 2 isoform X5 translates to MSELPADVEAFLREHPSLRLQPDARKVRCILTGHELPCRLPELQVYTRGKKYQRLVRASPAFDFAEFEPHIVPSTKNPHQLFCKLTLRHINKCPEHVLRHTQGRRYQRALCKWSRLWCGVPCKEGGELSLK, encoded by the exons ATGAGCGAGTTGCCGGCCGACGTGGAGGCCTTCCTGCGCGAGCACCCGAGCCTGCGGCTCCAGCCGGACGCCCGCAAG GTGAGGTGCATCTTGACTGGTCATGAGCTGCCCTGCCGCCTGCCGGAGCTCCAGGTGTACACCCGCGGCAAAAAGTACCAGCGGCTGGTCCGCGCCTCCCCGGCCTTCGACTTTGCAGAGTTCGAGCCGCACATCGTGCCCAGCACCAAGAACCC GCACCAGTTGTTCTGCAAACTCACTCTGCGGCACATCAACAAGTGCCCAGAACACGTGCTGAGGCACACCCAGGGCCGGCGGTACCAGCGAGCTCTGTGTAAAT GGAGCAGACTGTGGTGCGGCGTCCCCTGCAAAGAAGGTGGTGAACTCAGCCTAAAATAA